The following are encoded together in the Thermosipho japonicus genome:
- a CDS encoding phage tail tape measure protein, with the protein MPASETLSVTIKASDSASPVLKSISQNLDSFQKKIEYARQKLQQFSTAINTAIKYTAAFTGALAGAVSASTYFAAKVEKSFQNARTMMKMTQEQAHSMQKALSQLSIQSGKSLDELNNALYMLGSAGVSADNALNVLKATTISSIAGATDLTTTFQSAISIINAYGLSMDKLTTVYAMQFEAVKQGLVTYEELARDFGQLIPSARNLGVSLQEALTGYTALTTAGFRSSEAANAAEGAFQDLMQQADKFKKLGVDIYDANGQFVGLTKVVEQLRKTMQGLTDDEKRALLQQLNLSETGTRALLTWVNNYEKYQEVLQGIKGDTTALMEAYKLQTQSVSYLLDRLKASIGALNIAFFNAIRTGVVDLLQKMIAGVIQLTRWIDKNRETVGKVVWALLRLGVTILGVLFALKLFTQLAQIGTFLLNPFTLAVLGVVTALYKLWQSKNEGKSFADFLQWLWQGLVEIFTNIINWIKSVNWGEVWGNFTSFFGWLWQGMKSGFKTVWNWAVTGLEKLWEIMKWLGDKIWTGIKTAWDWVVSGLTWLWENILQPIGEGIWQGIKTTWEWAVNGLDWLWNNILQPLGEGIWRGLKTTWEWIVNGLTWLWNNVLKPISEATWNAITTTWNWVISGLGFIKEVMKYFGNVVKTTWEITVKLVGDVVDFFKKGFEKTGEIAVKKEEMAKEIMDDKSTPWWMKILAWMGLYYEPGFAEGGYTGSGGKYEPAGIVHKGEYVIPANIVSRYPELVAMLEKLRLKGYAEGGLVDLVMNYVFGGGVANDIKTIANAVQTIAELVKESNPEMAEQLELIAKQMGAEDKAGTEKKEKSIWETLKETGLAVLQQFGENFLNLVGTLQNVQALLDPIGTLAQGLFNVLTPLIDGALKPFVTILMSLGNLLGTLLMPVLQIIQPLLIIIAQSIAWVYNTVLVPIARGIYFIFGLVREGFVRLYNWIAGSWLGKLLGLQKMAEKSMDQIWKEAQEKIPNIDLNTMETSNLTQEYTANVTRSGPETVYNIINLYADESFILDSKSKFYDFLAEAVQELIDTGQVKFA; encoded by the coding sequence ATGCCAGCCAGTGAAACATTAAGTGTAACAATCAAAGCATCAGATTCAGCAAGTCCAGTATTAAAAAGTATTTCACAAAACCTTGATTCATTTCAAAAGAAAATAGAATACGCAAGGCAAAAACTTCAACAATTCTCAACAGCAATTAATACTGCAATAAAATACACAGCAGCGTTTACAGGAGCTTTAGCTGGTGCAGTAAGTGCGTCTACTTATTTTGCCGCTAAAGTTGAAAAATCCTTCCAGAATGCACGCACAATGATGAAAATGACACAAGAACAGGCTCATTCAATGCAAAAAGCTTTATCTCAACTTTCAATTCAAAGTGGAAAATCATTGGATGAGTTAAATAATGCATTATATATGCTTGGTTCAGCTGGTGTAAGTGCTGATAATGCTCTAAACGTTTTAAAAGCTACTACAATTTCATCAATTGCTGGTGCAACAGATTTAACAACTACATTTCAAAGTGCTATTTCTATCATCAATGCTTATGGATTAAGTATGGATAAACTTACCACAGTGTATGCAATGCAGTTTGAAGCAGTTAAACAAGGATTAGTTACATATGAAGAATTAGCAAGAGATTTTGGACAACTCATACCATCAGCAAGAAATTTAGGTGTTAGTTTGCAAGAAGCATTAACAGGATATACCGCTTTAACAACCGCAGGATTTAGATCATCTGAAGCAGCAAATGCAGCTGAAGGAGCTTTCCAGGATTTAATGCAACAAGCAGATAAATTCAAGAAGCTTGGCGTTGATATATATGATGCTAACGGACAATTTGTTGGATTAACCAAAGTTGTAGAACAATTGCGAAAAACCATGCAAGGTTTAACAGACGATGAAAAACGTGCATTACTTCAACAACTTAATTTATCAGAAACAGGCACAAGGGCTCTTTTAACTTGGGTAAATAACTACGAAAAGTATCAAGAGGTATTACAAGGCATAAAAGGCGATACTACAGCATTAATGGAAGCATATAAATTGCAAACACAATCCGTTTCGTACCTACTCGATAGATTAAAAGCCAGTATTGGAGCATTAAACATAGCGTTCTTTAATGCAATAAGAACGGGTGTGGTTGATTTACTACAAAAAATGATAGCAGGTGTAATTCAATTAACCAGATGGATTGATAAAAACCGTGAAACAGTTGGCAAAGTTGTATGGGCTTTGCTGAGATTAGGCGTGACAATTCTTGGGGTGTTATTTGCTTTAAAATTATTTACGCAACTTGCCCAAATAGGAACATTCTTACTTAATCCATTTACATTAGCAGTTCTTGGTGTAGTGACTGCGTTATACAAGTTATGGCAATCAAAGAACGAAGGAAAGAGCTTTGCGGATTTCTTGCAATGGTTATGGCAAGGATTAGTGGAAATATTTACCAACATAATTAATTGGATTAAAAGCGTTAACTGGGGAGAGGTTTGGGGAAACTTTACTAGTTTTTTTGGCTGGCTTTGGCAAGGTATGAAATCAGGATTTAAAACGGTATGGAATTGGGCTGTAACTGGTTTAGAAAAATTGTGGGAGATAATGAAATGGCTTGGCGATAAGATCTGGACTGGGATTAAAACAGCATGGGATTGGGTTGTATCAGGTCTTACTTGGTTATGGGAAAACATATTACAACCAATTGGTGAAGGAATTTGGCAAGGTATAAAGACAACTTGGGAATGGGCTGTTAATGGATTAGACTGGCTTTGGAATAATATTTTACAACCCTTAGGTGAAGGAATTTGGAGGGGTCTTAAAACTACATGGGAATGGATTGTGAATGGATTAACTTGGCTTTGGAATAATGTCCTAAAACCAATAAGTGAAGCTACTTGGAATGCAATAACTACTACATGGAATTGGGTTATATCAGGATTGGGATTTATAAAAGAGGTTATGAAATACTTCGGAAATGTTGTTAAAACAACTTGGGAGATTACAGTAAAACTGGTTGGTGATGTGGTTGATTTCTTTAAAAAAGGCTTTGAAAAAACTGGTGAAATTGCAGTAAAGAAAGAAGAAATGGCAAAAGAAATTATGGATGATAAATCAACCCCATGGTGGATGAAAATACTTGCATGGATGGGGCTTTATTACGAGCCAGGATTTGCAGAAGGTGGATATACAGGATCTGGTGGCAAATATGAACCGGCTGGAATTGTACATAAAGGTGAATATGTAATACCTGCAAATATAGTTTCAAGATATCCAGAATTAGTTGCAATGTTAGAAAAATTAAGATTGAAAGGATATGCAGAAGGCGGTCTTGTAGATTTAGTTATGAATTATGTATTTGGTGGTGGAGTGGCAAATGACATTAAAACAATAGCAAATGCAGTTCAAACAATTGCAGAACTTGTAAAAGAAAGCAATCCAGAAATGGCAGAACAATTGGAATTAATTGCTAAACAAATGGGTGCTGAAGACAAAGCAGGAACTGAAAAAAAAGAAAAATCAATATGGGAAACTTTAAAAGAAACAGGATTAGCCGTTTTACAACAATTTGGGGAGAATTTTTTAAATTTGGTTGGTACTTTACAAAACGTTCAAGCATTATTAGACCCAATCGGTACACTTGCTCAAGGCTTGTTTAATGTACTTACCCCATTAATAGACGGTGCATTAAAACCATTTGTAACTATTTTAATGTCGCTTGGAAACCTATTAGGCACATTGTTAATGCCTGTTTTACAAATAATTCAACCGCTTCTAATTATAATTGCCCAATCCATTGCGTGGGTGTATAACACAGTACTTGTGCCAATAGCAAGAGGCATTTACTTTATTTTTGGACTTGTAAGAGAAGGATTCGTAAGACTTTACAACTGGATAGCTGGTAGTTGGCTTGGTAAATTACTTGGTTTACAAAAGATGGCTGAAAAATCTATGGACCAAATTTGGAAAGAGGCACAGGAAAAAATCCCAAATATTGATTTAAACACAATGGAAACAAGTAATCTAACACAAGAATACACCGCAAATGTAACACGCTCAGGTCCGGAGACTGTATATAACATAATAAATCTCTACGCAGATGAAAGCTTTATATTAGATAGCAAAAGCAAGTTCTACGATTTCTTAGCTGAAGCTGTTCAGGAGTTAATAGACACGGGACAGGTAAAGTTTGCATAA